A single window of Vanessa tameamea isolate UH-Manoa-2023 chromosome 5, ilVanTame1 primary haplotype, whole genome shotgun sequence DNA harbors:
- the LOC113392443 gene encoding nucleoside diphosphate kinase, with product MGEQRERTFIMVKPDGVQRGLVGTIIERFEKKGFKLVALKFVWPSEELLQKHYSDLSSRPFFPGLVKYMSSGPVVPMVWEGLNVVKTARQMLGATNPADSQPGTIRGDLCIQVGRNILHGSDSVESAKKEIDLWFTEKEVVGWTPAAENWVYE from the coding sequence ATGGGCGAACAACGTGAAAGGACTTTCATCATGGTTAAGCCAGACGGTGTACAGCGAGGTCTCGTCGGCACAATTATTGAAAGGTTTGAGAAGAAAGGTTTTAAGCTTGTAGCTCTTAAATTTGTATGGCCGTCTGAAGAACTTCTACAGAAACACTACAGCGACCTTTCATCACGACCATTCTTCCCCGGTCTCGTGAAGTATATGAGCTCAGGGCCAGTAGTACCTATGGTATGGGAAGGACTCAACGTTGTGAAAACCGCTCGTCAAATGCTCGGTGCAACTAACCCCGCTGATTCCCAACCTGGTACCATCCGTGGTGACCTCTGCATTCAAGTTGGCCGCAATATCCTCCACGGATCAGACAGTGTAGAATCCGCTAAAAAAGAAATCGACCTCTGGTTCACTGAAAAGGAAGTCGTCGGATGGACTCCTGCTGCAGAAAACTGggtttatgaataa